From Acipenser ruthenus chromosome 23, fAciRut3.2 maternal haplotype, whole genome shotgun sequence, the proteins below share one genomic window:
- the LOC131699579 gene encoding PGC-1 and ERR-induced regulator in muscle protein 1-like yields the protein MLKMRQVLLALCTVCALLSAASALNCNSCRHSGTSTDTTMTCPASQPRVQTDTTMTCPASQPRVQTDTTMTCPASQPRVQTDTTMTYPASQTRVQTDTTMTCPASQPRVQTDTTMTWPHSPVCRQTPP from the exons ATGCTGAAAATGAGACAAGTGCTCCTGGCATTGTGCACAGTCTGTGCGCTGCTCTCCGCAG CTTCCGCTCTGAACTGCAACTCATGCCGACACAGTGGAACCTCCACAGACACCACCATGACCTGTCCGGCCTCACAGCCCCGTGTGCAGACAGACACCACCATGACCTGCCCGGCCTCACAGCCCCGTGTGCAGACAGACACCACCATGACCTGCCCGGCCTCACAGCCCCGTGTGCAGACAGACACCACCATGACCTACCCGGCCTCACAGACCCGTGTGCAGACAGACACCACCATGACCTGCCCGGCCTCACAGCCCCGCGTGCAGACAGACACCACCATGACCTGGCCTCACAGCCCCGTGTGCAGACAGACACCACCATGA